In Chryseobacterium shigense, the following proteins share a genomic window:
- a CDS encoding winged helix-turn-helix transcriptional regulator: protein MNFEEFKNCGLRRSLDILSGKWKPLIFQNLFEEDQVRFIELWRKMPRVSKKVLSEQLKQLEENHMIQRIEVYNFPPEVYYKLTDKAGELEPILEQLHQWGNKLVP from the coding sequence ATGAATTTTGAAGAATTTAAAAATTGTGGACTCAGGCGCAGCCTGGACATTCTTTCCGGAAAGTGGAAACCGCTGATCTTTCAGAATCTTTTTGAAGAAGATCAGGTCCGTTTTATAGAATTGTGGCGTAAGATGCCCAGAGTTTCGAAGAAAGTACTTTCTGAGCAGCTTAAGCAACTGGAGGAAAACCATATGATCCAACGGATTGAAGTCTATAATTTTCCTCCGGAAGTTTATTATAAGCTTACTGATAAAGCCGGGGAATTAGAGCCTATTCTCGAGCAGCTTCATCAGTGGGGAAACAAGTTGGTTCCCTGA
- a CDS encoding mannan-binding lectin: MSTFKINIIAGPLWSNDEAQKIGGRIAAAHLGKFTGQWSTIVEGQMSVIEVEYNTQPTGSTEYTMDVLAGPIWSNEDAKEICPSICASYGGTWNGQWTTVVEGKMSVCGCVFKF, encoded by the coding sequence ATGTCAACATTCAAAATCAACATCATTGCCGGTCCGCTTTGGAGCAATGACGAAGCACAAAAAATCGGAGGCCGTATTGCTGCGGCACATTTAGGAAAATTTACCGGACAATGGAGCACTATTGTCGAAGGTCAGATGAGCGTTATCGAGGTTGAATACAATACTCAGCCAACCGGAAGCACCGAATATACTATGGATGTTTTAGCGGGCCCTATCTGGAGCAATGAAGATGCGAAAGAAATATGCCCTTCAATCTGTGCTTCTTACGGAGGCACATGGAACGGACAATGGACCACAGTTGTAGAAGGCAAAATGAGCGTTTGCGGCTGTGTATTTAAGTTCTGA
- a CDS encoding Crp/Fnr family transcriptional regulator: MRITQQLYTPMVIDEELLLSSGAELMNYSINDIIFKENDQPKYYFQIRTGTVKINNYHEDGREIIHSLPFDGHCFAESSLFIDKPYPVNAVAMGNCEIIRLDKNKFLELTGSSPDLILKLYSYTAERMYYRHVMLSNISAPDPGTKVKRVMDCFKSYNQYTDKYSYQFPFTRQHLASLTGLCVETVIRVVKKMEKEKTVRIQNGKIFY; this comes from the coding sequence TTGCGAATTACACAACAGTTATATACGCCTATGGTTATAGATGAAGAACTTTTACTTTCCTCAGGAGCAGAACTGATGAATTATTCGATAAATGATATTATTTTCAAGGAGAATGATCAGCCGAAGTATTATTTTCAGATCAGAACAGGGACTGTAAAAATCAACAATTATCATGAAGATGGCCGGGAAATTATTCACAGTCTGCCTTTTGACGGTCATTGTTTTGCAGAGAGTTCTCTCTTCATAGATAAGCCCTATCCTGTTAACGCAGTGGCAATGGGGAATTGTGAGATTATAAGGCTTGATAAAAATAAATTTCTGGAACTTACCGGAAGCTCGCCGGATCTTATTTTAAAACTCTACAGCTATACAGCGGAGAGAATGTACTACAGGCATGTGATGTTGAGTAATATTTCCGCTCCCGATCCCGGAACAAAAGTAAAACGTGTAATGGATTGCTTTAAATCTTATAATCAGTACACCGACAAGTATTCTTACCAGTTTCCTTTTACAAGACAGCATTTAGCCTCACTTACCGGTTTATGTGTAGAAACCGTTATCAGAGTTGTAAAAAAAATGGAAAAAGAAAAAACGGTAAGAATCCAGAATGGTAAAATATTTTATTGA
- a CDS encoding MBL fold metallo-hydrolase, with protein sequence MKLELWRNATLVLQIGGKNILIDPMLGEKGSLGPFPMTGNELLNPLVDLPFSEDELKNKLSEIDAVAVTHLHPDHWDGKAIELLDKNIPVICPEVIAEQISQSGFRNIISVKNNITWENISISTTEGRHGTGEIGEKMGTVNGFVFKAENQAVYIVGDSIWYEGIAAEIDRHKPEHIIVAGGAATFVVGDPIIMTSEDIIRVCKHAPDASVLVTHLEAVSHCKEDRAFIQDKIDKSGWQDRCFVLQDGEIHSF encoded by the coding sequence ATGAAACTAGAATTATGGCGTAACGCTACATTGGTACTTCAGATCGGAGGAAAGAATATTTTAATTGATCCCATGCTTGGAGAAAAAGGCTCACTGGGTCCATTTCCGATGACAGGTAATGAACTGCTGAACCCTTTGGTTGATCTTCCTTTCAGTGAAGATGAATTAAAAAATAAACTGTCCGAAATTGATGCTGTAGCTGTTACCCATCTTCACCCTGATCATTGGGACGGAAAAGCTATTGAGCTTCTGGATAAAAATATTCCGGTCATCTGCCCGGAAGTTATAGCGGAACAGATATCCCAATCCGGCTTCAGGAATATTATCTCTGTTAAAAACAATATTACCTGGGAAAACATCAGTATTTCTACAACAGAAGGCCGTCACGGAACAGGTGAAATAGGAGAGAAGATGGGAACTGTAAACGGATTTGTCTTTAAAGCAGAGAATCAAGCAGTTTATATTGTTGGCGACAGTATCTGGTACGAAGGCATTGCAGCAGAAATTGACAGGCATAAGCCGGAACATATTATTGTAGCAGGCGGTGCAGCAACTTTTGTAGTGGGAGATCCTATCATCATGACCAGTGAAGATATTATCAGGGTTTGTAAGCACGCTCCTGATGCATCCGTTTTAGTAACCCACCTGGAAGCAGTAAGCCACTGTAAAGAGGACCGTGCATTTATCCAGGATAAAATTGATAAAAGTGGTTGGCAGGACAGATGTTTTGTTTTGCAGGATGGCGAAATACATTCTTTTTAA